The following coding sequences lie in one Homalodisca vitripennis isolate AUS2020 chromosome X, UT_GWSS_2.1, whole genome shotgun sequence genomic window:
- the LOC124368550 gene encoding uncharacterized protein LOC124368550 — MGIPPGLVLVVLSILFAVPLIHSIEGGTGRRGHVLNTGDVGSQVLFNVDNSGRGSGDGGDRGSLPCEMIMRECNCKVPPGSEKFEGDFGPVTVKWTRPPRRKPEYIFY; from the exons ATGGGGATTCCACCAGGGTTGGTATTGGTGGTACTGTCGATTCTCTTTGCGGTTCCTTTGATCCATTCCATAGAAG gAGGAACTGGACGTAGAGGACATGTGCT GAACACGGGTGATGTTGGTTCCCAAGTTCTGTTCAACGTAGACAACTCCGGTAGAGGATCTGGTGACGGAGGAGATCGTGGAAGTTTACCCTGCGAGATGATCATGCGGGAGTGTAACTGTAAGGTACCACCGGGAAGCGAGAAGTTCGAGGGTGATTTCGGCCCTGTAACTGTCAAGTGGACACGACCTCCCAGACGCAAGCccgaatacatattttattaa